The Nicotiana tabacum cultivar K326 chromosome 14, ASM71507v2, whole genome shotgun sequence genome contains a region encoding:
- the LOC107772165 gene encoding uncharacterized protein LOC107772165 isoform X2, which translates to MMSDGYYYTSKKSDDICPDVCGQDSPTTSRLRCMLRGLDLKTIIFLIVVVPTFIVAAYLHGQKITYFLRPLWQSPPNPFIEITHYYHEDVPMEKICKLHGWGIREYPRRVFDAVLFSNEVDMLTIRWKELYPYITQFVLLESNSTFTGLPKLHNFAINRDQFKFVETRLTYGTIGGRARKGENPFVEEAYQRVALDQLLRIAGIEDDDLLIMSDVDEIPSAHTINLLRWCDDIPPVLHLHFRNYLYSFEFEIKHRSWRASVHRYQSGKTRYAHYRQSDYLLADAGWHCSFCFRRISDFIFKMKAYSHNDRVRFSHYLNPKRIQDVICRGTDLYDMLPEEYTFKDIIGSMGPIPHSYSAVNLPSYLLENPDNYKYLLPGNCKREDG; encoded by the exons ATGATGTCTGATGGTTATTATTACACTTCAAAGAAGAGTGATGATATTTGCCCTGATGTTTGTGGCCAG GATTCACCGACAACATCAAGACTACGGTGCATGCTTCGAGGATTGGATTTAAAGACTATTATCTTTTTGATTGTGGTTGTGCCAACATTCATAGTTGCTGCGTACTTGCACGGGCAGAAGATTACCTACTTCCTCCGCCCCCTCTGGCAATCTCCTCCGAACCCCTTTATCGAAATTACTCACTATTACCATGAGGATGTTCCGATGGAGAAAATTTGCAAGCTCCATGGGTGGGGAATTCGTGAATATCCTAGGCGAGTGTTTGATGCAGTTCTGTTCAGTAATGAAGTGGATATGCTTACCATCAGATGGAAGGAATTGTATCCTTACATCACACAGTTTGTTCTTTTAGAGTCAAACTCAACATTCACTGGGCTGCCTAAACTCCACAATTTTGCAATTAATCGGGACCAGTTTAAGTTTGTTGAGACTCGATTAACCTATGGAACCATAGGAGGAAGAGCCAGAAAAGGTGAAAATCCATTTGTTGAAGAGGCATATCAGAGAGTAGCATTGGACCAACTCCTGAGAATTGCTGGTATTGAGGATGATGATTTACTGATCATGTCTGATGTTGATGAGATTCCCAGCGCTCATACCATCAATCTTTTAAGGTGGTGCGATGACATTCCTCCTGTCCTTCACCTTCATTTTAGGAATTACTTGTACtcatttgaatttgagattaagCACAGAAGCTGGAGAGCTTCAGTCCACAGGTATCAGAGTGGCAAGACTAGATATGCACACTATCGTCAGAGTGATTACCTTTTGGCAGATGCCGGTTGGCATTGTAGCTTTTGTTTCCGCCGCATCAGTGACTTTATATTTAAGATGAAAGCTTACAGCCACAATGACAGAGTAAGGTTTTCACATTATCTTAATCCTAAAAGGATTCAAGATGTCATTTGTAGAGGAACTGATTTGTATGACATGCTTCCTGAGGAGTACACATTCAAGGATATTATTGGCAGCATGGGACCTATCCCCCATTCGTACTCAGCAGTTAATCTTCCTTCTTATCTGTTGGAAAATCCAGACAATTACAAATATCTTTTGCCTGGGAACTGCAAAAGAGAAGATGGCTAA
- the LOC107772165 gene encoding uncharacterized protein LOC107772165 isoform X1, translated as MMSDGYYYTSKKSDDICPDVCGQQDSPTTSRLRCMLRGLDLKTIIFLIVVVPTFIVAAYLHGQKITYFLRPLWQSPPNPFIEITHYYHEDVPMEKICKLHGWGIREYPRRVFDAVLFSNEVDMLTIRWKELYPYITQFVLLESNSTFTGLPKLHNFAINRDQFKFVETRLTYGTIGGRARKGENPFVEEAYQRVALDQLLRIAGIEDDDLLIMSDVDEIPSAHTINLLRWCDDIPPVLHLHFRNYLYSFEFEIKHRSWRASVHRYQSGKTRYAHYRQSDYLLADAGWHCSFCFRRISDFIFKMKAYSHNDRVRFSHYLNPKRIQDVICRGTDLYDMLPEEYTFKDIIGSMGPIPHSYSAVNLPSYLLENPDNYKYLLPGNCKREDG; from the exons ATGATGTCTGATGGTTATTATTACACTTCAAAGAAGAGTGATGATATTTGCCCTGATGTTTGTGGCCAG CAGGATTCACCGACAACATCAAGACTACGGTGCATGCTTCGAGGATTGGATTTAAAGACTATTATCTTTTTGATTGTGGTTGTGCCAACATTCATAGTTGCTGCGTACTTGCACGGGCAGAAGATTACCTACTTCCTCCGCCCCCTCTGGCAATCTCCTCCGAACCCCTTTATCGAAATTACTCACTATTACCATGAGGATGTTCCGATGGAGAAAATTTGCAAGCTCCATGGGTGGGGAATTCGTGAATATCCTAGGCGAGTGTTTGATGCAGTTCTGTTCAGTAATGAAGTGGATATGCTTACCATCAGATGGAAGGAATTGTATCCTTACATCACACAGTTTGTTCTTTTAGAGTCAAACTCAACATTCACTGGGCTGCCTAAACTCCACAATTTTGCAATTAATCGGGACCAGTTTAAGTTTGTTGAGACTCGATTAACCTATGGAACCATAGGAGGAAGAGCCAGAAAAGGTGAAAATCCATTTGTTGAAGAGGCATATCAGAGAGTAGCATTGGACCAACTCCTGAGAATTGCTGGTATTGAGGATGATGATTTACTGATCATGTCTGATGTTGATGAGATTCCCAGCGCTCATACCATCAATCTTTTAAGGTGGTGCGATGACATTCCTCCTGTCCTTCACCTTCATTTTAGGAATTACTTGTACtcatttgaatttgagattaagCACAGAAGCTGGAGAGCTTCAGTCCACAGGTATCAGAGTGGCAAGACTAGATATGCACACTATCGTCAGAGTGATTACCTTTTGGCAGATGCCGGTTGGCATTGTAGCTTTTGTTTCCGCCGCATCAGTGACTTTATATTTAAGATGAAAGCTTACAGCCACAATGACAGAGTAAGGTTTTCACATTATCTTAATCCTAAAAGGATTCAAGATGTCATTTGTAGAGGAACTGATTTGTATGACATGCTTCCTGAGGAGTACACATTCAAGGATATTATTGGCAGCATGGGACCTATCCCCCATTCGTACTCAGCAGTTAATCTTCCTTCTTATCTGTTGGAAAATCCAGACAATTACAAATATCTTTTGCCTGGGAACTGCAAAAGAGAAGATGGCTAA